The sequence below is a genomic window from Andrena cerasifolii isolate SP2316 chromosome 6, iyAndCera1_principal, whole genome shotgun sequence.
GAAAAGTGGAGCCTCGATTTCCTCTTTTACGAATCCTTTAAACTGCGATTTGGCTCTAAGAGAGATGTTGGAACAGGGAGAAGGAATAGGTGTACAGGGTACCCTGAAAGGGGGTCGATCATACAATTCTCATTCTGCCTCTAAACCCTAGAAATCCTCATCAACGTCCAATTCGTGCTCCCTCGTTTATAAACGAATTGAATCGAATCATTCGAACATCGGGAATCACAGAAATTTCACTAAACAACCACTTTAGCCTCGCTGATAAATCCCACCACGAGGTCCCACCAGTCTCTATCAGCGTCCAGCCTCTGCAGGTGCGTCCCTCGAGGTGTTCGAGCCGTGTTCGAAGTCAGGTGACATCCTCAGCCCGCTGGCGAAGGAAGTGTCGCGGTTGACTCCGTATTCCGGCAAATCGCCGCCGACTTTCCGCGACGCGAGAACTCCTACTATTTATAAATGATTTGAACCCGGTCGCATTGGCGAACCTCGGGTCCGCTCGAGCTGCCGCCTCGTGGGCCGACGGCGTGGGGAACAATTCGCTACCCCATGGTAAAAATAGATGCTCCTAGCCAGCTAGCCGAAGCTCGAGGCTAGAGCTCGCCCGCTCGCCCgcttgctcgctcgctcgcttgcTCGCTTGCGTTCGAGCGCTCTAGCACCGCTAGAACGTACGGACGGACGTACGCGCACCGTCTAACGGAGTCACCAACGCCGCGACGCGCTCCTACGACGATCatgacgacgacgaccccgacgACCCCGACGACAACCACGAAAACGACGAAGACGGCCACGACGGTGATGCTGGTGCCCCTCGTCGCCTCGACACCTCGAGGCACGTCTCCGTCGCCGTGAGAGGAGAAGcgagtgcgcgcgcgcgcgcgtgtgtgtgtgtgtgttgctCCGTACGGCTGTCCGCTtcatcatcttcttcttcctctcttcTTCTACTTGTGCCATCGCTACGCGAACCGTGTACAGTTCCGACCAACGAGTACCCCGATAGTCGGACAGAGGATCGGTCTCCAACTCTCTCCCTGTCTTTCTCACTCTGGGGGTCGGTGGAATCGCTCTACATTCCCGGCCGAACATCACCCAAGCTCTTTCGGTGAAGTCTAGTGAATATTTTAAGCCCGACAAGAGCACGCATGTAGGAAGAGGCGGCGCGAGGCTGATTCACTGGGTGCCCGTTCGCACGTAGGAGTATCAGAGAAACGGCTCCGCGAGGACGCTGCTCATCTCCGTTACGCCGTGAACACTGACCGATGACGGGATAGGGGGGCTGACGTGACGGTGGCTGGTGCCCCCGGCGGAGCAGATTTCGCGCCTTCGTTCAACGCTAAACCGaccacgaagaagaagaagaagcagaagaagaagaagaggaagaagtggCGAGGGACCGAGACAGCGAAGCgaaggggagaaagagagagagagtctcTATATCTCAGACGAGATATaaaggtagagagagagagagggccacATTCCGAGCGGATCACGGATGCTTATAGAAGCGTTGCGTAACGGCGTCAGACGGGCGGCGAAACCGCGGCTGCTGGGCCGTCGAGTTTCGACAAGTTCGACGAAAAATCTGCCGCATCCTCTTCTGGTATCGAGACGGATATCGAACGCCTGGAGACGGATACTGCGCCGACCACGGGAACGCTGCTGAGTGCTCCACTGTGCGGTTCTGACCCCTCTGTGCTCACACGGCTGCTCGATCCGGATCGAATCGCTCGGTCTCCGACGTGCTGGGCAACCCGCGGACGGCGCGGACCCAGCCCTCGCCTCGATCGGTGGTAATCGAATCGGTGTACACGTGCGAGTTGGTGCGAGTGTGCTAGGATCCCGGGTGGGAGGGTTTGTTTCGGCTTGGTTTGTCGCGAGAAGATCCACGGCGAGGgatgaggaggaggaggaagtgaACGATAGGAGGCTAGCGCGGAAAAGACAAAGTGTTTCCAGGGAAAATCCTACTGGCCGTATCGATTCCGCGTGTCCCGAGCGTTTCAAGGCCAGCCCCCGCGCGCCCGGTGGCTCGCAGGGGTGTCGCGATCGTCGAGCCTGTGATCGTTCGAAAAGAGACTCGGGACTTGCCGCGATCCGTTTCTCTCTGGTCTGCTCCTCTCCGGCCAACGGGACTAAAATTAACCTGTGTCGAATCCTAGAAAATTTCGCCTAGCTTCGCTGTTCGGGCtgattttcgtatttttagaTCGTACACAAAGAAGAGAAAAACCGCGTCCTTGACACCCGCGACCATTCTGATCTATCGGGTAACGATTACGTGGCCGATATATACCGTACGATCCACGGAACAGATCGGCAACGGCAACGCTCGAGTCTCCGCGATTCCCCCTCGGATGATCGAGCGCTACGCTCCTCCCCTCAGCCCGTTCCGTTAGTGAACAAGAGTACGCGAATCTCGAGTGACGTGTGAGAGGGGGTGAAACGATAGCCTCGGCTTTGCGGCTGGATAGATCAACAGAAGGGTTGTTCGGTGATATTGCAGAGACCGGTTGGAACGCGTTAGACGAGAAACGTGGAGGCGGACAGGAAGGATGGAGCAACGTCCAGGGGGACGCGTGTGCGATTTTTGCTAACGGGCCAGCACGACGACAataacgacgacgaagacgacgaagacgaccacgacgacgaagaggagaaagaaaaagacAAGGATTACGAGGTGGCTGGTGGGGAAGCCAGGGGAaggtggaggaagaggaggaggaggcggtgGTGGAGGTGGACGAGAGGTGAAAAGAGATGCAGCAACAGCCACAGTCTGGCCAACAGTCCGGGGCACCGAACGGGGTGGCAGGTGGTGCCCAATTGCCTCAAACAGGTGGCATAAGCTCCGTCCAACCTGGAGCGACAGGTACCGCCACGGCGGCGTCTAATCGTGCCCAGGTTAACGGCGGCAGATTCGATTTCGACGATGGCGGCACCTACTGCGGCGGTTGGGAGGATGGAAAGGCTCATGGACACGGCGTCTGCACCGGGCCCAAGGGCCAAGGTGCCTACTCCGGTAGCTGGCACTATGGGTTCGAGGTCTCCGGTGTCTACACCTGGCCTAGGTGAGATCACAAGTTCCGTTTCTTATTCATTTCCTGGCATGCTTTCAACTATACTTGATGCTCCATCTTTCGAAAGCGATGGTTCTTGCTCCGCCCTCCGGGCTTTCTTCTACTTTCGCATTCTCTTTCGAGCCCGTGGCGGTGCTTTAAAGCACCCTCAGCACGCTTCTGCAAAATAATGGAGGGAAAGAAAGCGTCGCTAATTCCTCGTGTCTCGTCAGACTTCTGCGATTTACGCGGCACCACTGTGCTCCCTCTGTTCGTTAAGGATTAACGCTGATCTCTCGGCTGAGCCAGCTTCTGTATACATTGTTAATTCCGAGATTGGAGAAGCCATCTTTCATTAGCGGCACGGTTGCACGTCCCGTATCGACGTACATCTGAAATTCAATTAAGGAAAGTTTCAGCCAACTTCGGCCAGTCCCCGATTCACCGGGACATCTTTCATAAATCTCTGTCCGCGACTCGCTCCAGCGAATGAAATTCTTATTCCATCGTGTCTCCCCGAGACTTTCGAGTTTCACTGCTCACTAGTTCGCGTCATTAATACCGGTCACGTCATTCTGCTTGAAAGATTCATGCTACAGCAAAATTGCAAATGAAGATCGACGTTAATGAAACTGGTTCAGCCTCGTTAGCTCTCAATCGAACGTACACGCGTCACGAGTATCTTAGGAACACGTCAACTCCATCGCTGTATCAATCGCACTCGAAAGCTTTCGAACGACTACTTAAACAGCTACGTCCCCTCTGGAGGTGGTCGCATGAGAATTAACACAATACCTCgggggaaagagagaaaatTAGAACAATTCCGCTCAACCCTAAGCCATCTAAAACAGTCGGGTCAGCACTAATGCGCCTCAAACAGTCATCCAAATATTCCCCAAGGAAGAAGACCGTGCTTCCCAAAGCGCATAGTTCCATCTTCTGAACTCGAGCGTGGTGCAAGCCAATGACTCAACGAAACCGAATTACCTCCCATATTGTACACGCTACTTTTAGAACTAATTTGCCCAAATGGGGCAAAATTCACTTACACCGTCCCTGTTCCACGGAGCTCG
It includes:
- the LOC143370374 gene encoding junctophilin-1-like; protein product: MQQQPQSGQQSGAPNGVAGGAQLPQTGGISSVQPGATGTATAASNRAQVNGGRFDFDDGGTYCGGWEDGKAHGHGVCTGPKGQGAYSGSWHYGFEVSGVYTWPR